In the genome of Pseudomonas putida, one region contains:
- a CDS encoding copper chaperone PCu(A)C yields the protein MAVSLQPAKRALAALAMMGLALPALAQTTVSDAWVRASVPHQQSTGAFMTLTADSDSKLLSVASPVAKTVQIHQMSMKGDVMSMGEVKAVELPAGKAVTLDPNGYHVMLMGLTQQVKEGEQVPLTLTIEDAKGTKQTLEVQAPVRPLGAEAGHDHAHMH from the coding sequence ATGGCTGTTTCACTGCAACCTGCCAAACGTGCACTGGCCGCCCTGGCCATGATGGGGCTGGCCCTGCCGGCGCTGGCCCAGACCACCGTGAGCGATGCCTGGGTTCGTGCCAGCGTGCCGCACCAGCAGTCCACCGGCGCTTTCATGACCCTGACCGCCGACAGCGACAGCAAGCTGCTCAGCGTGGCCTCGCCGGTTGCCAAGACCGTGCAGATCCACCAGATGAGCATGAAGGGCGACGTGATGAGCATGGGTGAAGTCAAAGCCGTCGAGCTGCCTGCCGGTAAAGCGGTGACCCTCGACCCCAACGGCTACCACGTGATGCTCATGGGCCTGACCCAGCAGGTCAAGGAAGGCGAGCAGGTGCCGCTGACCCTGACCATCGAAGATGCCAAGGGGACAAAGCAAACCCTGGAAGTCCAGGCACCGGTTCGCCCGCTGGGCGCTGAAGCCGGGCATGATCACGCGCACATGCACTGA
- a CDS encoding SCO family protein, with protein MTDLLTRRAVVAGMGVLGLGLLAGCNPARGLEFKYGKNMSNEILGRKFRLKDTQGNERTLSSFYGSMPMIFFGFTQCPAVCPTAMARAAQIRKLLRGRDRDLFQVVLITLDPERDTPEVLDAYVKAFDPSFTALTGTPEEIAEVAREFKVFYEKVPAGDTYTVSHSSTSYVYDTRGTLRLSLGHSLTAKECAEDLVTLMEIC; from the coding sequence ATGACTGATCTACTGACCCGGCGTGCTGTCGTCGCCGGGATGGGCGTTCTGGGGCTTGGTCTGCTGGCCGGTTGCAACCCGGCCCGGGGGCTCGAGTTCAAGTACGGCAAGAACATGAGCAACGAAATCCTCGGGCGCAAGTTCCGCCTGAAGGACACCCAAGGCAACGAGCGCACCCTGTCGAGCTTCTACGGCTCGATGCCGATGATCTTCTTCGGTTTCACCCAGTGCCCGGCTGTCTGCCCGACCGCCATGGCGCGCGCGGCGCAAATCAGAAAGCTGCTCAGGGGGCGCGACCGGGACCTGTTCCAGGTGGTGCTCATCACCCTGGATCCGGAGCGCGACACCCCCGAGGTGCTCGATGCCTACGTCAAGGCTTTCGACCCGTCGTTCACCGCCCTGACCGGCACCCCCGAGGAAATCGCCGAGGTGGCCAGGGAATTCAAGGTGTTCTACGAGAAGGTCCCCGCCGGCGACACCTACACGGTTTCTCACTCGTCCACCAGCTACGTCTATGACACGCGTGGCACCCTGCGCCTGAGCCTTGGCCATTCCCTGACCGCCAAGGAATGCGCCGAGGATCTGGTCACCCTGATGGAGATTTGCTAA
- a CDS encoding ornithine decarboxylase, whose translation MSIRIVHSAVIDTAGWEGTEVTCLTAHENLAGASALVLTPKDALTEQVTQAVRRWQLPLFLVGEPDGPTFDDLYKDLEAIWLPQPLSIHDQKRVRASAEAYEQRSLPPFTRAVAAFGARRRPTFACPGHQGGSGLELHPAGVRLRRLLGDGIFSVDVPHAAPELGDVLCHQGPVLEAEQLAAKVFGADHTWFVLNGTSTANKVVASALLTSADLVLMDRNNHKSVFLGALVQCGSVPVYLENVRDERGILGGYRPGTLDETLLRRKAAAIDKTRARQARPFRLAIVQHATCDGVIVDAAALLERIGHLCDYVLFDAAWSGYEPFVAQLARLSPLAVPLREDSPGILVTQSVHKQMAGLSQTSQIHKKDRHLLGQPRYCSNQVFNSAFMQHASTSPSYPLFMSLEVNAAMLADGEGERQWQEVTRVAEALRYQVLRQCRLFKPLFLLGKDDAPQPYRGMGRAGEGGLEPGLHYLDPCKVIFLTRDQVGPGGPGIDVPACIVTQYLRENDFTPEKADFYNFTLLMSPSSVRADLNRLVHCLEAFEAHLLARTPVWDVLPSLRGEGVRYEGMSLNGLCEAINRLYRSFEVEQRQADIFSAVDLAIADRSPQAANQQFVRGEAVLQKVADVLGKVAAEGVIPYPPGVVCIAPGERWTAALIDYLLAVETLTNLHPSFAPHIQGVHTIENADGTISFGVFILD comes from the coding sequence ATGAGCATCAGGATCGTGCATAGTGCTGTTATCGATACAGCGGGATGGGAAGGCACCGAGGTAACTTGCCTGACAGCGCATGAAAACCTGGCCGGTGCGTCTGCATTGGTCCTGACGCCGAAGGATGCATTGACTGAACAGGTCACGCAGGCGGTAAGGCGGTGGCAACTGCCACTTTTCCTGGTTGGTGAGCCAGATGGTCCAACCTTTGATGATCTTTATAAGGACCTGGAAGCGATTTGGTTGCCACAGCCCTTGTCCATCCACGATCAAAAGCGAGTGAGAGCCTCGGCCGAGGCCTACGAGCAACGGTCGCTGCCACCGTTTACCCGGGCAGTTGCCGCGTTCGGCGCCAGGCGCAGGCCTACGTTCGCCTGTCCTGGGCACCAGGGGGGCAGTGGCCTTGAGTTGCACCCGGCAGGGGTGCGTCTGCGGCGTTTGCTAGGTGACGGTATTTTCAGCGTGGATGTCCCTCACGCCGCACCTGAGCTTGGCGACGTGTTGTGTCATCAGGGGCCGGTCCTTGAAGCGGAGCAATTAGCGGCGAAGGTTTTTGGCGCTGACCACACCTGGTTCGTGCTCAATGGAACCTCGACGGCCAACAAGGTTGTTGCCAGCGCCCTGCTAACGAGCGCGGACTTGGTGCTGATGGACAGGAACAACCATAAATCGGTATTTCTTGGCGCTTTGGTACAGTGCGGGTCGGTGCCTGTCTACCTGGAGAACGTCCGGGACGAGCGGGGCATTCTGGGCGGTTATCGCCCTGGCACACTGGATGAGACGCTTCTGCGGCGCAAGGCGGCAGCCATCGACAAGACGCGGGCCAGACAAGCCCGACCGTTTCGCCTGGCAATTGTCCAGCATGCCACCTGTGATGGGGTGATCGTCGATGCTGCAGCATTGCTGGAGCGCATCGGCCACCTTTGTGACTACGTCCTGTTCGATGCCGCCTGGTCGGGCTATGAGCCTTTCGTTGCGCAGCTGGCCCGACTTTCACCTTTGGCCGTGCCTTTGCGCGAGGACTCACCGGGAATCTTGGTGACGCAGTCGGTGCATAAGCAGATGGCTGGGCTTTCCCAGACCTCGCAGATCCACAAGAAAGACCGCCACTTGCTGGGGCAGCCCCGGTACTGCTCGAACCAGGTTTTCAATAGCGCCTTCATGCAACACGCATCGACCAGCCCTTCGTACCCTCTCTTCATGTCTCTGGAGGTCAACGCGGCAATGTTGGCCGACGGGGAAGGTGAGCGGCAATGGCAGGAGGTGACTCGAGTCGCCGAAGCGTTGCGCTATCAGGTGCTGCGTCAGTGCCGATTGTTCAAGCCCTTATTCTTGCTGGGCAAAGACGATGCACCGCAGCCGTACAGAGGGATGGGTCGCGCCGGTGAGGGGGGGCTGGAGCCGGGTCTACATTATCTGGACCCATGCAAGGTGATCTTCCTGACCCGTGATCAGGTCGGTCCAGGAGGTCCAGGTATCGATGTGCCAGCCTGCATCGTGACTCAGTACCTTCGAGAGAACGACTTTACGCCGGAAAAAGCAGATTTCTACAACTTCACCTTATTAATGTCACCCTCCAGCGTGAGGGCTGATCTGAATAGGTTGGTCCACTGCCTGGAGGCGTTCGAGGCTCATTTGCTTGCCCGCACACCTGTGTGGGATGTGCTGCCATCGTTGCGTGGTGAAGGGGTGCGATATGAAGGAATGTCGTTGAACGGGCTGTGTGAAGCGATCAATAGGCTGTACAGGTCGTTTGAAGTGGAACAACGGCAGGCAGATATTTTCAGCGCCGTTGACCTGGCCATTGCTGACCGCTCTCCCCAGGCGGCGAACCAACAGTTTGTAAGGGGCGAAGCCGTGTTGCAAAAGGTGGCGGATGTGCTCGGAAAGGTCGCGGCCGAAGGTGTCATACCCTATCCGCCAGGTGTGGTCTGCATCGCCCCTGGCGAGCGTTGGACGGCTGCGTTGATCGATTACCTGCTTGCGGTCGAAACCTTGACCAACCTGCATCCCAGTTTTGCGCCACACATACAGGGTGTGCACACAATCGAAAACGCCGACGGAACTATCTCGTTTGGGGTGTTCATTCTTGATTGA
- the speD gene encoding adenosylmethionine decarboxylase — MNAAEAIIDRLSFSSTEGALVMEDFGYHTIWDITGASSAVLRDEQALHRFFHAVLLSSGFTVIDDLVHKFVLGGEGVTGLFLLSESHLSYHTYPENSYISIDVYTCGKSNASINRGIRRFFGDHVNVNCRTLRRGSGLAIDKECCDEACR, encoded by the coding sequence GTGAATGCAGCAGAGGCGATCATTGATCGCCTCTCTTTTTCTTCAACGGAGGGAGCTCTGGTCATGGAGGATTTCGGTTATCACACGATCTGGGACATCACGGGTGCCAGTTCCGCTGTGTTGCGTGACGAACAGGCGTTGCATCGGTTCTTTCATGCCGTGTTGTTATCGTCAGGCTTTACGGTAATAGACGATCTGGTACACAAATTCGTGTTGGGTGGAGAAGGCGTGACGGGTTTGTTCCTGCTTTCCGAATCTCATCTTTCTTACCATACCTATCCCGAGAATAGTTACATCAGTATCGATGTCTACACCTGTGGCAAGAGCAATGCGTCAATCAATAGAGGTATCAGACGATTCTTTGGCGATCACGTCAATGTCAACTGTCGGACGCTACGGCGCGGGAGTGGTTTGGCGATAGATAAGGAGTGCTGTGATGAGGCTTGTCGATAA
- a CDS encoding acyltransferase family protein codes for MLYSLQALRAFAAWVVVCHHFMQIFFDFHASGPIGRLLAERGAVGVDIFFVISGLVIYLSTRDKPIAPGQFLLNRVLRIVPAYWFYTLLMALLLLVASRWMPHQVFDWQHLLLSLLFIPAENPGGYGLYPTLNVGWTLNFEMFFYLLFGLAFLVRRRHHLLLVAGALLLVSEVLGRMGVLSRFYSNGIIYEFLLGIGIGVLYRRGLVREGLWLPLVVLGVAGYALYQLDASVRLLHWGVPSALVVLAFVALEPYFHGNRVLKALGDCSYSVYLIHVLVLYGGWFATQRLGLNPYGVFAVCVLSIGLMSWLSFHWLERGLYRRMQAWLREDRELGQVLALSRVKY; via the coding sequence ATGCTGTATTCGCTTCAGGCTCTCCGGGCATTCGCCGCCTGGGTGGTGGTCTGCCACCACTTCATGCAGATCTTCTTCGACTTCCACGCCTCCGGCCCCATCGGCAGACTGCTCGCCGAACGGGGCGCGGTGGGGGTGGATATCTTCTTCGTCATCAGTGGGCTGGTGATCTATCTTTCGACCCGTGACAAGCCCATCGCGCCCGGGCAGTTTTTGCTCAACCGGGTGCTGCGCATCGTCCCGGCCTATTGGTTCTACACGTTGCTGATGGCCTTGCTGTTGCTGGTGGCCAGCCGCTGGATGCCGCATCAGGTCTTCGATTGGCAGCACCTGCTGCTGTCGCTGTTGTTCATCCCGGCGGAAAACCCAGGTGGCTACGGCTTGTATCCAACGCTCAACGTCGGCTGGACGCTGAACTTCGAGATGTTCTTCTACCTGTTGTTCGGGTTGGCTTTTTTGGTGCGCCGACGTCATCACCTGCTGCTGGTGGCCGGAGCTTTGCTGCTGGTCAGCGAAGTGCTTGGACGCATGGGTGTGCTCAGTCGCTTCTACAGCAATGGCATCATCTATGAATTCCTGCTGGGCATTGGCATCGGCGTGCTGTACCGCCGTGGGCTGGTGAGGGAAGGGCTGTGGTTGCCATTGGTGGTGCTGGGCGTGGCGGGTTACGCCCTGTACCAGTTGGATGCGTCCGTGCGCCTGCTGCACTGGGGCGTGCCGAGTGCGTTGGTGGTGTTGGCGTTCGTCGCGCTGGAGCCGTACTTTCATGGCAACCGGGTGCTCAAGGCGCTCGGCGACTGCTCCTACTCGGTGTACCTGATCCACGTGCTAGTGCTCTACGGCGGCTGGTTCGCCACTCAGCGCCTTGGGCTTAACCCCTATGGGGTGTTCGCCGTCTGCGTGCTGTCCATTGGACTAATGTCGTGGCTGAGCTTCCACTGGCTGGAGCGCGGCCTGTACCGGCGCATGCAGGCCTGGTTGCGTGAAGACAGGGAGCTAGGCCAGGTGTTGGCGCTTTCCCGAGTCAAATACTAG
- the nfuA gene encoding Fe-S biogenesis protein NfuA → MSAITITDAAHDYLADLLSKQNTPGIGIRIFITQPGTQYAETCIAYCKPGEEKPDDTAVGLKSFTAYIDAVSEPFLEDALVDYATDRMGGQLTIKAPNAKVPMVNEDSPLNERINYYLQTEINPGLASHGGAVSLVDVVDDGIAVLQFGGGCQGCGQADVTLKDGIERTLLERIPELKGVRDVTDHSNKENAYY, encoded by the coding sequence ATGAGCGCTATAACCATTACCGACGCCGCCCATGATTACCTGGCCGATCTGCTGTCCAAGCAGAATACCCCGGGCATCGGCATCCGCATTTTCATCACCCAGCCGGGCACCCAGTATGCCGAAACCTGCATTGCCTACTGCAAGCCAGGCGAAGAGAAGCCCGACGACACGGCCGTGGGCCTGAAGAGCTTCACCGCGTACATCGATGCGGTCAGCGAGCCGTTCCTCGAGGACGCGCTGGTCGACTACGCCACCGACCGCATGGGTGGCCAGCTCACCATCAAGGCCCCGAACGCCAAGGTGCCGATGGTCAACGAGGACAGCCCGCTCAACGAGCGCATCAACTATTACCTGCAGACCGAGATCAACCCGGGTCTGGCCAGCCACGGCGGCGCCGTGAGCCTGGTGGATGTGGTCGACGACGGCATCGCCGTGCTGCAGTTCGGCGGTGGTTGCCAGGGCTGCGGCCAGGCCGACGTCACGCTCAAGGATGGTATCGAGCGCACCCTGCTCGAACGTATCCCGGAGCTCAAGGGCGTGCGTGACGTGACCGACCACAGCAACAAGGAAAACGCCTACTACTGA
- a CDS encoding IS3 family transposase (programmed frameshift) — protein sequence MEQGVKRTQRDYSLSFKLAVVDQIEKGEMTYGQAQERYGIQGRSTVLVWLRKHGRQDWSQGASIRAERSCAMSDPKPLTPEQRIKELEQQLELMSQKAQFFETVVDVLKNDYGVSVGKKAIRQVLSQGQVAGLSIARACQFLGISRQAYYKRNRAADGKERQADRVVKFVQQVRMRQPRLGTRKLHYLLHCQPDRRLQIGRDRLFQVLGERRLLVLPKRAYHKTTQSFHRFYRHPNLLKPGPSQIVPTRPEHVWVADITYLPARNGPLYLSLITDAYSRKIVGHHVHESLHAESVAQAFKQALRKRRRRQPLVHHSDRGIQYCSALYQSLHQRHGVQCSMTDGYDCYQNALAERINGILKMELLLSSPADLEQARQMVDEAVQIYNTERPHMALKNKTPDAVHRAF from the exons ATGGAGCAAGGTGTAAAGCGCACACAGCGAGATTACTCACTGTCTTTTAAATTGGCGGTGGTTGATCAGATTGAAAAAGGCGAGATGACCTACGGCCAGGCCCAGGAACGGTATGGCATCCAGGGTCGATCGACGGTTCTGGTATGGTTGCGTAAGCACGGTCGGCAGGATTGGAGCCAAGGGGCATCGATCCGAGCCGAGAGGAGCTGCGCGATGTCTGACCCCAAACCGCTCACTCCAGAGCAGCGGATCAAAGAGCTTGAGCAGCAGCTTGAGCTGATGAGCCAGAAGGCCCAGTTCTTCGAGACGGTCGTCGATGTTCTGAAAAATGACTATGGTGTTTCGGTCG GTAAAAAAGCGATCCGGCAAGTCCTCTCGCAAGGTCAAGTCGCAGGACTGAGCATTGCCAGGGCTTGTCAGTTTCTAGGCATCAGTCGACAGGCTTACTACAAACGCAACCGAGCCGCTGATGGCAAAGAGCGCCAGGCAGACCGGGTGGTTAAGTTTGTTCAGCAAGTCCGGATGCGCCAGCCTCGTCTGGGTACACGCAAGCTGCACTATCTGCTGCATTGCCAGCCTGACAGACGACTCCAGATCGGCCGAGATAGGCTGTTCCAAGTCTTGGGAGAGCGCCGTTTGCTCGTACTGCCTAAGCGGGCCTACCACAAGACAACACAAAGCTTTCATCGCTTCTACCGCCACCCCAACTTACTCAAGCCCGGGCCAAGCCAGATTGTTCCGACAAGGCCGGAACATGTCTGGGTGGCCGACATTACTTACCTGCCCGCACGTAACGGCCCGCTATACCTGAGCCTGATAACGGATGCGTACTCCAGGAAAATCGTTGGCCACCACGTCCATGAAAGCCTGCATGCCGAGTCAGTGGCGCAAGCTTTCAAGCAGGCACTACGAAAGCGACGTCGTCGCCAGCCATTAGTCCACCATTCGGATCGAGGCATCCAATATTGCTCGGCGCTATACCAGTCACTGCATCAACGGCACGGCGTTCAGTGCTCCATGACTGATGGGTATGACTGCTACCAGAACGCGCTGGCCGAGCGAATCAACGGAATCCTCAAGATGGAGCTGCTGTTGAGTAGCCCTGCAGATTTGGAGCAAGCGAGACAGATGGTTGACGAGGCAGTGCAGATCTACAACACAGAACGGCCTCATATGGCCCTGAAAAACAAAACGCCCGATGCTGTGCATCGGGCGTTTTGA
- a CDS encoding MFS transporter gives MRGLNLNAGTRALATGYFFSKCGEFAFETAFAVVVVSMVDADLLLIGLVYFFRYLPSMVFSPMGGWFADHSERRRTLVWVELTKGALALVFFALFSFSEPPLVVVTLAAMVMTALDCLYVPTFRAYFPDIVERDELPSVNSGVQVVEDMSSILGPLVFSAVALLYASEATFLFFAVFLLLSAASLARLPAVGKPKAAAFDGMALVRDAVRSVGHMRACNAPLYAVICCTTFCAMFATSVIRFILPASVLERFSSEAAVGYVFSLLATGTVLGGLLYTRFNRHTSARLVLRYWGLYGALFFIAAVALQFNTWLFLLVLFFVGFIGAFVDIAIVTNIQCLSNEQEVGRNFSLYYFTAVIGDAFSGLIASVVYFLVGPATFVGMTFMLVVAPLRWNIKKGAPDEHQDRA, from the coding sequence ATGCGTGGATTGAACTTGAATGCGGGTACCCGAGCGCTGGCGACCGGCTACTTCTTTTCCAAATGCGGTGAATTTGCCTTCGAAACAGCCTTTGCCGTGGTGGTGGTGTCGATGGTCGACGCAGACCTGCTGTTGATTGGCCTGGTGTACTTCTTTCGCTACCTCCCCAGCATGGTTTTTTCACCGATGGGTGGCTGGTTTGCTGACCATAGTGAACGCAGACGCACCTTAGTGTGGGTGGAGCTCACCAAAGGGGCTTTGGCATTGGTGTTCTTTGCATTGTTCTCCTTTTCCGAGCCGCCATTGGTTGTAGTTACCCTTGCTGCGATGGTCATGACGGCGCTGGATTGCCTCTATGTACCAACGTTTCGTGCCTATTTCCCCGACATCGTCGAGCGGGACGAACTGCCTTCGGTCAACAGCGGCGTACAGGTGGTCGAGGATATGTCGTCGATCCTTGGACCGCTGGTGTTCTCGGCTGTGGCGTTGCTTTACGCCAGTGAGGCGACTTTCCTGTTCTTTGCAGTTTTCCTGCTGTTGTCGGCAGCCAGTCTGGCCAGGTTGCCTGCGGTTGGAAAGCCGAAAGCGGCGGCCTTCGATGGCATGGCGCTGGTGCGTGATGCCGTACGCAGTGTCGGTCATATGCGTGCATGCAATGCACCGCTATATGCAGTGATTTGTTGCACGACCTTTTGCGCGATGTTCGCCACTTCCGTCATACGCTTCATCCTCCCGGCATCGGTACTTGAGCGGTTCTCCTCGGAGGCGGCGGTTGGCTACGTTTTCTCGCTGCTGGCCACGGGTACCGTGCTGGGCGGCCTGCTCTACACCAGGTTCAATCGACACACCTCGGCGCGTCTTGTGTTGCGCTATTGGGGGCTATATGGCGCATTGTTCTTCATCGCTGCCGTGGCGCTTCAGTTCAACACCTGGCTGTTCCTGTTGGTACTGTTCTTTGTGGGGTTCATCGGCGCCTTTGTCGATATTGCCATCGTGACCAATATCCAATGCTTGTCGAACGAGCAGGAGGTCGGGCGCAACTTCTCGCTGTACTACTTCACTGCAGTAATCGGTGATGCCTTTTCAGGGTTGATTGCCAGCGTCGTCTATTTCCTGGTCGGCCCGGCCACCTTCGTTGGGATGACGTTCATGCTGGTTGTCGCGCCCCTGCGCTGGAATATCAAGAAAGGAGCTCCGGATGAGCATCAGGATCGTGCATAG
- a CDS encoding coproporphyrinogen-III oxidase family protein — translation MRLVDNGFIKFDYQFPLYNFFFPSQALNTYSPSRRQLATLLQGANDHARSRALYFHIPFCESICTFCPFTRGLYKDSQAIDRYTQALLRELEYKAELMDLRAIPVRAVFFGGGTPSLLSPRNIYEIGEALHRHFDMAAVEEFSFECHVGSVTPERVSALADIGVSHARVGLQTIDPQWRRLFNLVEDIGQVEQAVGRLVSGFDHVLCDILYGMNGSSERQTLADIDKAIELGVSNLDIYPINNAATSVKLHKSIKARFTDVMPALRKLNMKLMFDEHLRQKGYVPYNGHGYVRMPTEQGQLLSRRYAFVYHEHVYGYASHDILGFGVNAISSVAGNVITNTSLREQYIHRMLAGECVCRVSEHDPVLDAVKPLVLRLPYHGRAEKSLIELDRMPAGLMARLNALINAGLVEDQPHAYELTRLGWLWYSNLMFYLIPESEQNVLKRLVYERLDTPGRDISEDELIYVTA, via the coding sequence ATGAGGCTTGTCGATAATGGATTTATCAAGTTTGATTACCAGTTTCCGCTTTATAATTTTTTCTTTCCTTCGCAGGCGTTGAACACTTATTCGCCGTCCCGTCGGCAGTTGGCGACGCTGCTCCAGGGTGCCAATGATCATGCGCGTTCGCGGGCGTTGTACTTCCATATCCCATTCTGCGAGTCGATCTGCACTTTTTGCCCCTTTACCCGTGGCTTGTACAAAGACAGCCAAGCCATCGACCGCTATACCCAAGCGCTTTTACGTGAGCTCGAGTACAAGGCAGAGCTTATGGATTTGCGTGCGATTCCTGTGCGTGCGGTCTTCTTTGGTGGGGGGACGCCGTCGTTACTTTCACCGCGCAATATTTACGAGATCGGCGAGGCGTTGCACCGTCATTTCGACATGGCCGCTGTCGAGGAGTTTTCCTTTGAGTGCCACGTCGGTAGCGTTACCCCCGAACGGGTGAGCGCGCTTGCCGACATCGGTGTGAGCCATGCCCGTGTCGGCCTGCAGACGATCGACCCGCAATGGCGCCGGCTGTTCAATCTGGTGGAAGACATAGGGCAGGTAGAGCAGGCGGTCGGGCGACTGGTCTCAGGCTTCGACCACGTGCTGTGCGACATCCTCTACGGCATGAACGGCAGCAGTGAGCGGCAAACCTTGGCTGACATCGACAAGGCCATCGAGTTGGGAGTGAGCAATCTTGATATTTACCCAATCAACAACGCAGCCACCTCGGTCAAATTACACAAGTCAATCAAGGCGCGCTTTACGGATGTGATGCCGGCTCTGCGCAAGCTGAACATGAAACTCATGTTCGATGAGCACCTGCGGCAAAAAGGCTATGTGCCCTACAACGGCCATGGTTACGTGCGGATGCCAACCGAGCAGGGACAGTTGTTAAGTCGTCGCTACGCGTTCGTCTATCACGAACATGTGTATGGCTATGCAAGCCACGACATACTTGGGTTTGGTGTCAACGCCATCTCTTCGGTGGCGGGAAATGTCATCACGAATACTTCGTTACGAGAGCAATACATTCACCGGATGTTGGCAGGAGAGTGCGTGTGCCGGGTCAGCGAGCACGATCCTGTGCTGGATGCGGTCAAACCACTGGTGCTGCGCTTGCCATACCACGGCAGGGCCGAGAAGTCTTTGATCGAACTTGACCGGATGCCTGCGGGGTTGATGGCGCGGTTGAACGCGTTGATCAATGCCGGCCTCGTCGAGGACCAGCCCCATGCGTATGAACTGACCCGGTTGGGTTGGCTCTGGTATAGCAATCTCATGTTCTATCTGATTCCCGAGAGTGAGCAGAATGTGCTCAAGCGCTTGGTCTACGAGCGTCTCGACACGCCAGGGCGGGACATCAGTGAAGACGAACTGATCTATGTGACGGCTTAG
- the dinB gene encoding DNA polymerase IV, with translation MIDIDETFAPSVRKFIHVDMDSFFVSVELLDAPWLSARPVAVGGRAIERGVISTASYIARQFGVKSGMATATAQRLCPELILLPVRFERYEEVTRKLDGIFRRYTSSVEFLSLDEATLDVSGQPHCNGSATYMAEQIRSSIRRELGLTASAGVAPLKYLAKIASEINKPNGQFVIAPEQVDGFLATLDIRKIPGVGPKTWAILESLGCYQCADVTEELIPSLLRYLGLHGFYVWERCQGRETHEEKSSEIRSLGVEHTLASDCEDFAACADELEALMSALRLRLAELDEGDHIVKNQVKLKFSDFSISSTETPAQGLEPEVFLGLCRRLWETKRQGRAVRLVGIAVKVRRKVLTRLQLELPF, from the coding sequence TTGATTGATATCGATGAAACTTTCGCTCCCTCGGTGCGCAAGTTCATTCATGTCGATATGGATTCGTTCTTTGTCTCGGTGGAGTTGCTTGACGCACCCTGGTTGTCCGCACGTCCGGTTGCGGTGGGTGGTCGGGCGATTGAGCGGGGCGTGATCAGCACGGCCAGCTATATCGCCAGGCAGTTCGGCGTAAAGAGCGGCATGGCGACGGCCACGGCCCAGCGTCTGTGTCCTGAGCTGATATTGCTTCCGGTGCGTTTCGAGCGTTATGAGGAGGTGACGCGCAAGCTGGACGGGATCTTTCGTCGGTATACGTCGAGCGTCGAGTTTCTTTCTCTTGATGAAGCCACGCTGGATGTTTCTGGCCAACCTCATTGCAACGGCTCGGCTACGTACATGGCCGAGCAGATCAGGTCGAGCATTCGGCGTGAACTCGGGCTGACTGCCTCGGCAGGCGTCGCTCCGTTGAAGTATCTGGCCAAGATAGCCTCCGAAATCAACAAGCCCAACGGGCAGTTTGTCATTGCTCCGGAACAGGTGGATGGCTTTCTCGCGACCCTCGACATTCGCAAGATTCCCGGTGTCGGCCCCAAGACATGGGCAATTCTGGAGAGCCTTGGGTGCTATCAATGTGCAGACGTGACTGAGGAGCTGATTCCTTCTTTGTTGCGCTATCTGGGCTTGCATGGCTTTTATGTATGGGAGCGCTGTCAGGGTCGGGAGACGCATGAGGAAAAATCCAGTGAAATTCGTTCACTGGGTGTGGAGCATACCCTGGCAAGTGATTGCGAAGACTTCGCTGCGTGCGCCGATGAGCTCGAGGCGTTGATGAGTGCACTTCGATTACGCCTCGCGGAGTTGGATGAAGGCGACCATATTGTCAAGAACCAGGTCAAGCTCAAGTTCTCCGATTTTTCCATCTCAAGTACCGAAACCCCTGCACAAGGCCTGGAGCCAGAGGTCTTCCTGGGGCTGTGCAGACGGCTTTGGGAGACCAAGCGCCAGGGGCGCGCAGTGCGGTTGGTGGGCATTGCCGTCAAGGTGCGACGCAAGGTATTGACCCGCCTGCAGTTGGAGCTGCCTTTTTGA